GGTCATGGAGAAATGGAACTGGCCATAAAATCATTGCAATTAGAGGCCTCTGATTTTATCACCAAACCTATCCATGATGAAGTGCTATTCATATCCCTGAAGCGGGCCGAAGAAAAGTCGGCCTGGAAACGTCTGGCTAAAAGGTATAACGAGGAATTGCAAAACAAGGTAAAGGAAACCACCGCTGAACTGGTGCAAATGCAAAAAGAGCTTCTCCGGGCTGAACGTCTGGCGGCTACCGGCCAAACCGTGGCCGGTCTGGCCCATGCCATTAAAAACATATTAAGCGGTCTGAAAGGGGGCCGCTTCATGGTCAACAAAGGCTTTGAACTTCAGGAGATGAAATATCTCAAGGATGGCTGGGATATGGTGGAGCGGAATATTGAAAAGATTTCGGGTCTGACCAGAGACCTGCTTAATTTTTGCCGGGACCGGGAACCCGAAAGGGAGCCGGTTAATCCCAATAATTTGATTCGGGAAGTCTATGACCTTTACCAGGCCCAGTCCAAACAACAGGGCGTTCACCTGACCCTTGACCTGGACGAAAAAATAGGAACGGTTGACCTCGATCCCCGGGGAATCCAGGAAGTCATGACCAATCTGGTAGGGAATGCCATTGATGCCTGTACCTTGGGAGAGGAGGCGGTTGAAAACCCGGAAGTGTGCATTAGAAGCTGCCTCGTGCCGGAAAATAAGGTTCTCCTGGAAGTGAGCGACAATGGTATGGGCATGGATCAGGAAATCCAAAAAAAATTATTTACGATATTTTTCAGCACCAAAGGATCCCGGGGAACGGGTCTGGGTCTTTTGTTATCCCACAAAATCGCTCAGGAACATCAGGGCGAGATCAAGGTCCAATCCGAACCCCGAAAGGGATCTGTCTTTCAGGTGATCCTTCCTCTACGACCATCCAATGAAGCAACATAATGCAACGTGCAACATTTGTTTCATTGTTACAACAAATATTCATATTTTTATCATTCAACTCAAAAGATATCCATCGATATTCAGTACCCAATGTTAGAGCGGCTCGTTAAAAACCCGTCATTCCCGCGCAGGCGGGAATCCAAGATTAATACAACTTATTAATAACACTGGATTCCCGTATTCACGGGAATGACGAGAATGGGCTCTTCCGGACTTTTTACGAACTCATCAACACTAATGGCATCAAAAATGCAAACAATAATAACAAAAGCTCCTGAAACCCTTAGCCTTCAAGGAGGTTGCCATGGCACTAAAATACGAAAAAATTCTTTATTGTACGGATTTTTCCGAGGATGCCGATTATGCCTTCCTCACCGCTCTGGACATGGCCGAAAAATATCAGGCCCAACTCTTTATTCTCCACGTTCTGCATTCACCTTATAAGTACATGCGCACTGTGGTGGATGACCAGGCAACCGGCGGAAAGGAAGCTTTTATTTCGAAGGAGATTATGGGAAAAGGCATCCAGGATTTAAAAGAACGCTATGAACCTAAGATGGGCACCTTTACCAATTACCAATTCCATTTAACCGGCGGGGTCCCTTTTGTGGAAATCGTCCGATTTGCCCGGAGCCAAAATGTGGACTTTATCGTTTTAGGCGCAGCGGGAAGTTCGGAATTGGACCGGACCACTTTTGGCAGCACCGCCGAAAATGTAGCCCGCCGAGCCCATTGCACCGTTATGGCCATTCGATATCCGGGAAAGACGTTTCAACTGGATCAATTGGGGAAATAAATTTGAAATTAGGACGCAGATTTTCGCCGATATCCGCAGATAACTTTTCTATTCGGCACTATCCGACAGAGGGAGGAAGATCATGAAAAAGAAAATATTAGTGGTGGACGATGAGATGGACATTCGCATTTTTATTTCCACCCTGGTAGAGACCAATGGTTATAAACCTCTGGTGGCCAAAGACGGTGAAGAGGGCCTGAAGATGATCAAAGAGCACAAACCCGATCTGGTCATCCTGGACGTTATGATGCCTAAGGAAAGCGGACTCAAGTTGTACCGGGAAATTAGATCCGACGAAAACACAAAACAAATCCCCGTTATCATGGTCTCGGCGGTCTCCAAAAAAACCTTCTTCCACTCCCACCGGGAACTGGACCGCTACCATGGGGCCTCCATAGCGGAACCGGAAGCCTATATCGAAAAGCCACCTGAATCCGAAGAACTCATCGCCTGTATCAGCCGGTTTTGCCCGGCATAGTCAGGGGTCAGGGGGCAGGGATCGGGGATCAGGGGTCAGGACTTAGTTCAAGAATAAAGTTTCAAGTTGCAAGATGCAAGTATGAAAAACCGAGTCGGAAATCAGGGCTGAGTAAAAGAAGAAAGCTGCAAGATGCATGTGTAAAAACCCGGATCTGTACCTTGCCTATAGCCTATAGCCTATTGCCCATAGCCTCTAAAAAGATCCTGACTGAGGCTTCAGGTTCGACAAACGACCGGCAGGAAGGAGCATTATGGAGCACACGATTCCCGAGATAATCATCGGGGAGTCCCATTTCTTGGATGAAGTAGAACAGGGAAGCGGCATCAAGGTCTCGGCCTGTTTCCAATGCCGCAAATGTACCAACGGCTGTCCGGTGACCTTCGCCATGGATATTTATCCGGATCAGGTCATGCGTTACATCCAGTTGGGCCTGAAGAAGGAAATCCGGGAAAGTGCCACTATCTGGGTCTGTGCCTCCTGTGAAACCTGCACCACCCGCTGCCCCAATGAAATTGATATTGCCGGTGTCATGGACTTCCTGAAACAATCGGTGGTTGGAGAAAAGGCCAAGGCCGCGGAAAGCAAAGTCCTGGCCTTTCATCAGGCCTTTTTAGACGATATCCGGAAAAGGGGACGGATCTTTGAAGCCGGCCTGATGCAGAGCTATATGCTCAAAAGCGGCGCCTGGCTCCAAAAGATGAAAGACCTGACCATCATGGATGAAATGCGCCTGGGTTGGACCATGTACCGAAAAGGGCGGTTGAATCTGCTTCCCAAAAAAATTAAGGGGAAAGAAGAAGTACAAAAAATGTTTAAGAATAAGCTATAGGCAATAGGCTATAGGCTATAGGAAGGAAGAAGAGAAATGGGAAAGAAAGGGTTTCGAGATCTGATTGTCTGGCAAAAGGCAAAGGATCTAGCTGTCCTCATATACCAAATCACAAGTACGGGGCCTATAAGTAAGGATTATTCTTTCAGGGATCAGATCAGG
The DNA window shown above is from Deltaproteobacteria bacterium and carries:
- a CDS encoding response regulator, with amino-acid sequence MKPKLLLIDDEEGIRKVLGISLRDAGYEVLIANDGEKGIALFQQEKPSIVLTDIKMPGLDGMEVLRKIKSINPETEVIMITGHGEMELAIKSLQLEASDFITKPIHDEVLFISLKRAEEKSAWKRLAKRYNEELQNKVKETTAELVQMQKELLRAERLAATGQTVAGLAHAIKNILSGLKGGRFMVNKGFELQEMKYLKDGWDMVERNIEKISGLTRDLLNFCRDREPEREPVNPNNLIREVYDLYQAQSKQQGVHLTLDLDEKIGTVDLDPRGIQEVMTNLVGNAIDACTLGEEAVENPEVCIRSCLVPENKVLLEVSDNGMGMDQEIQKKLFTIFFSTKGSRGTGLGLLLSHKIAQEHQGEIKVQSEPRKGSVFQVILPLRPSNEAT
- a CDS encoding universal stress protein, with amino-acid sequence MALKYEKILYCTDFSEDADYAFLTALDMAEKYQAQLFILHVLHSPYKYMRTVVDDQATGGKEAFISKEIMGKGIQDLKERYEPKMGTFTNYQFHLTGGVPFVEIVRFARSQNVDFIVLGAAGSSELDRTTFGSTAENVARRAHCTVMAIRYPGKTFQLDQLGK
- a CDS encoding 4Fe-4S dicluster domain-containing protein, with translation MEHTIPEIIIGESHFLDEVEQGSGIKVSACFQCRKCTNGCPVTFAMDIYPDQVMRYIQLGLKKEIRESATIWVCASCETCTTRCPNEIDIAGVMDFLKQSVVGEKAKAAESKVLAFHQAFLDDIRKRGRIFEAGLMQSYMLKSGAWLQKMKDLTIMDEMRLGWTMYRKGRLNLLPKKIKGKEEVQKMFKNKL
- a CDS encoding response regulator, whose protein sequence is MKKKILVVDDEMDIRIFISTLVETNGYKPLVAKDGEEGLKMIKEHKPDLVILDVMMPKESGLKLYREIRSDENTKQIPVIMVSAVSKKTFFHSHRELDRYHGASIAEPEAYIEKPPESEELIACISRFCPA